The Longimicrobium sp. genome contains a region encoding:
- the mutL gene encoding DNA mismatch repair endonuclease MutL: MPRRIHILPEKLANQIAAGEVVERPASVVKELMENALDAGASRIDVVIRNGGKTEIRVADDGWGMGREDALLAVDRHATSKVRTEADLAAIRTLGFRGEALPSIASVSRVVLETAERDGDGTRVVVTAGQLAAVEECARRTGTTVSVRSLFFNVPARSKFLRSSAAENRAVGEVVTTLALATPAVAYTLDMGGRDPLNLPIASSVAERAAAIWGADSADEMISVAHRGGGLTLTGLIQRPDDARPANRRTYLFVNGRSFGDRALIRAADRAYRTTIPHGVYPSLFLFFEVPDGEVDVNVHPAKAEVRFRDRPAVERIMEEGIRAALAGLDSTPSIGVRAAPDPQTVYEPAAQAGVVSVREPAPEPVAEPQMTLFVTGSAQPSSSPAQPETLGEMLGSAPVMWQVHNTYIIAETRTGLVLVDQHSAHERVLYEEIVGGFGTRQLSSQRLLFPLTLRLSPAEYALVEQITGLLEGAGFQVEPFGGRSVIVHSVPTPHPYFDAERCLREMVAELTEGSPLVDSARTQHQRIALSMACKGAIKAGQKLSQREMSELFDRLFATELPYHDIHGRPTVVQLSLTELHRRFGRSG, from the coding sequence ATGCCGCGCCGGATCCACATCCTTCCCGAGAAGCTCGCGAACCAGATCGCCGCCGGGGAGGTGGTGGAGCGGCCCGCGTCCGTCGTCAAGGAGTTGATGGAGAACGCGCTGGATGCCGGCGCGTCGCGCATCGACGTGGTGATCCGCAACGGGGGGAAGACGGAGATCCGCGTGGCGGACGACGGGTGGGGGATGGGACGCGAGGACGCCCTCCTCGCCGTCGACCGCCACGCCACCAGCAAGGTGAGGACGGAGGCGGACCTGGCCGCCATCCGCACCCTCGGCTTCCGGGGGGAGGCGCTTCCGTCGATCGCGTCGGTGTCGCGGGTGGTGCTGGAGACGGCGGAGCGCGATGGCGACGGGACGCGCGTGGTGGTCACGGCCGGGCAGCTCGCGGCCGTGGAGGAGTGCGCGCGCCGCACGGGGACCACGGTGTCGGTGCGGAGCCTGTTCTTCAACGTCCCCGCCCGCTCCAAGTTCCTCCGCTCCAGCGCCGCCGAGAACCGCGCCGTCGGCGAGGTGGTGACGACGCTCGCGCTGGCCACGCCCGCGGTGGCGTACACGCTCGACATGGGCGGGCGCGACCCGCTCAACCTCCCCATCGCGTCCAGCGTGGCGGAGCGCGCCGCGGCGATCTGGGGCGCGGATTCGGCGGACGAGATGATCTCGGTGGCGCATCGCGGCGGGGGGCTCACGCTCACCGGGCTGATCCAGCGGCCGGACGACGCGCGCCCCGCCAACCGCCGCACCTACCTCTTCGTCAACGGCCGCTCCTTCGGCGATCGCGCGCTGATCCGCGCGGCGGACCGGGCGTACCGCACGACGATCCCGCACGGCGTCTATCCCTCGCTCTTCCTCTTCTTCGAGGTGCCGGACGGGGAGGTGGACGTCAACGTGCACCCCGCCAAGGCCGAGGTCCGCTTCCGCGACCGTCCGGCCGTGGAGCGCATCATGGAGGAAGGGATCCGCGCCGCGCTCGCCGGGCTGGACAGCACGCCCAGCATCGGGGTGCGTGCGGCCCCCGATCCGCAGACGGTGTACGAGCCGGCGGCGCAGGCGGGCGTAGTGTCGGTGCGCGAGCCGGCGCCGGAGCCTGTGGCGGAGCCGCAGATGACGCTCTTCGTCACGGGCTCCGCGCAGCCGTCCTCCTCGCCCGCGCAGCCGGAGACGCTGGGAGAGATGCTGGGCTCCGCGCCGGTGATGTGGCAGGTGCACAACACCTACATCATCGCGGAGACGCGCACGGGGCTCGTGCTGGTGGACCAGCATTCGGCGCACGAGCGGGTGCTGTACGAGGAGATCGTGGGCGGCTTCGGGACGCGGCAGCTCTCCAGCCAGCGCCTCCTCTTTCCGCTCACTCTGCGCCTCTCCCCGGCGGAGTACGCGCTCGTGGAGCAGATCACCGGGCTGCTGGAGGGCGCCGGCTTCCAGGTGGAGCCGTTCGGCGGGCGCTCGGTGATCGTCCACTCCGTCCCCACGCCGCACCCGTACTTCGACGCGGAGCGCTGCCTGCGCGAGATGGTGGCGGAGCTGACCGAGGGGTCGCCGCTGGTGGACTCCGCCCGCACGCAGCACCAGCGCATCGCGCTGTCGATGGCGTGCAAGGGCGCCATCAAGGCCGGCCAGAAGCTGTCGCAGCGGGAGATGAGCGAGCTCTTCGACCGCCTCTTCGCCACCGAGCTTCCGTACCACGACATCCACGGGCGCCCCACGGTGGTCCAGCTCTCGCTGACGGAGCTGCACCGGAGGTTCGGGAGGAGCGGGTGA
- the miaA gene encoding tRNA (adenosine(37)-N6)-dimethylallyltransferase MiaA codes for MTEALAITGPTGSGKTALSIEVARRLDGEIVSMDSRSVFRGMDIGTAKPTPEERGEIPHWGIDLVEPSERFGAGRWARYAREKVAEIRARGRVPMLVGGTGFFLRALTHPIFGEPVLDPVARARVTRMMERMEDAQLLRWLWPHDPEAAGRLSRSGGRQRLMRALEVALLTGRSLTWWQRNSPPEAPPMEVLPVVLEVPRDLLYQGINRRMTEMAEAGLVEEVRSLVARYGEAAPGLNAHGYAELMPYLRGERSLEDALELARKNTRDYTRRQLTWYRTQLPPGALWLDATRPREELADAIVAAWRERTGST; via the coding sequence GTGACGGAGGCGCTGGCCATCACCGGGCCCACCGGCTCGGGTAAGACGGCGCTCTCCATCGAGGTCGCGCGGCGGCTGGATGGCGAGATCGTCTCGATGGACTCGCGCTCTGTCTTCCGGGGGATGGACATCGGCACCGCCAAGCCGACGCCGGAGGAGCGCGGCGAGATCCCGCACTGGGGGATCGACCTGGTGGAGCCCTCAGAGCGGTTCGGGGCGGGGCGCTGGGCACGGTACGCGCGTGAGAAGGTAGCCGAGATCCGCGCGCGCGGCCGCGTGCCGATGCTGGTGGGGGGCACCGGGTTCTTTTTGCGCGCACTCACGCACCCCATCTTCGGCGAGCCGGTGCTGGACCCGGTGGCCCGCGCGCGGGTAACCCGGATGATGGAGCGGATGGAGGACGCGCAGCTCCTCCGCTGGCTGTGGCCGCACGATCCCGAGGCGGCGGGGAGGCTGAGCCGCAGCGGCGGCCGGCAGCGGCTGATGCGGGCGCTGGAGGTGGCGCTGCTCACCGGCCGCTCGCTCACCTGGTGGCAGCGCAACTCGCCCCCGGAGGCGCCCCCGATGGAGGTGCTCCCCGTCGTGCTGGAGGTGCCGCGCGATTTGCTCTACCAGGGGATCAACCGGCGCATGACGGAGATGGCGGAGGCGGGACTGGTGGAGGAGGTGCGCTCGCTGGTCGCCCGCTACGGCGAGGCGGCGCCGGGGCTGAACGCGCACGGATACGCGGAGCTGATGCCGTACCTGCGGGGTGAGCGGTCGCTGGAGGATGCGCTGGAGCTGGCCCGCAAGAACACGCGCGACTACACGCGCCGCCAGCTCACCTGGTACCGCACGCAGTTGCCGCCGGGGGCGCTGTGGCTGGATGCGACGCGGCCGCGTGAGGAATTGGCTGACGCCATTGTCGCCGCGTGGCGCGAGCGGACGGGTTCGACGTAG
- the bshA gene encoding N-acetyl-alpha-D-glucosaminyl L-malate synthase BshA, with product MKIGITCYPTYGGSGAIATELGIELARRGHEIHFISYAQPFRLPHFMERVFFHEVEMSRYPLFEHNNYSLSLAAMMHEVTLSHGLDLLHVHYAIPHATSAWIAKEMLGPNHPLRIVTTLHGTDITLVGQERSFGEITRFSILRSDGITAVSDYLKRETVDAFAVPEERIEVVPNFVDPKLYDRGKLPCHKQSFLRDGEKMVVHVSNFRPVKRVRDVVRIFSRMAKEVPSRLVLIGDGPDRPEAADEAARQGVTDRVLFLGKQDSVAELLACADLLLLPSSSESFGLVALEAMASGVPVIASNAGGLPDLIEDGVTGFVAPVGAVEEMAEAGASILADGKRWRKMSAEARRCAVERFGVDVIIPEYERYYERILGRGAHAEPVAHAASA from the coding sequence ATGAAAATCGGCATCACCTGCTATCCGACCTATGGCGGGTCCGGGGCCATCGCCACGGAGCTGGGGATTGAGCTGGCGCGGCGCGGGCACGAGATCCACTTCATCTCGTACGCGCAACCCTTTCGGCTCCCGCACTTCATGGAGCGGGTCTTCTTCCACGAAGTGGAGATGAGCCGCTACCCGCTCTTCGAGCACAACAACTACTCGCTGTCGCTGGCGGCGATGATGCACGAGGTCACGCTTAGCCACGGCCTCGACCTGCTGCACGTGCACTACGCCATCCCCCACGCCACCTCCGCGTGGATCGCCAAGGAGATGCTGGGGCCCAACCACCCGCTCCGCATCGTCACCACACTGCACGGCACCGACATCACGCTGGTGGGTCAGGAACGCTCGTTCGGCGAGATCACCCGCTTCTCCATCCTGCGCTCCGACGGGATCACCGCCGTCTCCGACTACCTGAAGCGCGAGACGGTGGACGCGTTCGCGGTGCCGGAGGAGCGGATCGAGGTCGTGCCCAACTTCGTGGATCCCAAGCTGTACGACCGCGGCAAGCTCCCCTGCCACAAGCAGTCGTTCCTGCGCGATGGCGAGAAGATGGTGGTGCACGTCTCCAACTTTCGGCCGGTCAAGCGCGTGCGCGACGTGGTCCGGATCTTTTCGCGCATGGCGAAGGAGGTCCCTTCGCGCCTGGTGCTGATCGGCGACGGCCCCGACCGGCCCGAAGCCGCCGACGAGGCGGCGCGGCAGGGCGTCACCGACCGCGTGCTCTTTCTGGGGAAGCAGGATTCCGTGGCGGAGCTCCTGGCCTGCGCCGACCTCCTCCTCCTCCCATCCAGCAGCGAGTCGTTCGGGCTGGTGGCGCTGGAGGCGATGGCGAGCGGCGTTCCCGTCATTGCCTCCAACGCCGGCGGCCTGCCGGACCTGATCGAGGACGGAGTCACCGGCTTCGTCGCCCCGGTCGGCGCGGTGGAGGAGATGGCGGAGGCGGGCGCGTCGATCCTGGCGGATGGGAAGCGGTGGAGGAAGATGAGCGCGGAGGCGCGCCGCTGCGCCGTGGAGCGCTTCGGCGTGGACGTGATCATCCCCGAGTACGAGCGGTATTACGAGCGCATCCTGGGGCGCGGGGCGCACGCCGAGCCGGTGGCGCACGCCGCCAGCGCGTAA
- the nadC gene encoding carboxylating nicotinate-nucleotide diphosphorylase — MPLSAEALSLIQAALDEDVGPGDFTTLWTVPEGRRAEARIVAKAPGVVAGSEVAAEVFRRVDPSLEVEVAAFDGTALQPGDLAMRVTGSARSILTAERTALNFMQRLSGVATVTRRYVETVAGTGARVIDTRKTTPGMRALEKAAVLAGGGANHRHGLHDMVMIKDNHIAAAGGITAAVNAVRARNDRGLAVEVETTNLDEVREALATGADRIMFDNMPPELMRQAVELVRAADPRPETEASGGITLDTIRAAAETGVDFISVGALTHSAPALDLSLQLRALDG; from the coding sequence ATGCCACTCTCCGCCGAAGCGCTCTCGCTGATCCAGGCCGCCCTCGACGAAGACGTCGGGCCGGGCGACTTCACCACGCTGTGGACGGTGCCGGAGGGGCGCCGCGCCGAGGCCCGCATCGTCGCCAAGGCGCCCGGCGTGGTCGCGGGCTCCGAGGTGGCGGCCGAGGTCTTCCGCCGCGTCGACCCGTCGCTGGAGGTGGAGGTCGCCGCGTTCGACGGCACCGCGCTGCAGCCGGGCGATCTGGCGATGCGCGTCACCGGCTCCGCGCGCTCCATCCTGACGGCGGAGCGGACGGCGCTCAACTTCATGCAGCGCCTCTCGGGTGTAGCCACGGTCACGCGGCGATACGTGGAGACGGTGGCGGGCACGGGTGCGCGGGTGATCGACACGCGCAAGACGACGCCGGGGATGCGCGCGCTGGAGAAGGCCGCCGTGCTCGCGGGCGGCGGCGCCAACCATCGCCACGGGCTGCACGACATGGTGATGATCAAGGACAACCACATCGCGGCGGCGGGCGGGATCACGGCGGCGGTAAATGCGGTGCGCGCCCGCAACGACCGCGGCCTCGCCGTCGAGGTGGAGACGACGAACCTGGACGAGGTGCGCGAGGCGCTCGCGACCGGCGCGGACCGCATCATGTTCGACAACATGCCGCCCGAACTCATGCGCCAGGCCGTGGAGCTCGTTCGCGCGGCCGACCCGCGCCCGGAGACGGAGGCGTCCGGCGGGATCACGCTGGACACCATCCGCGCCGCGGCGGAGACGGGCGTGGACTTCATCTCGGTCGGCGCGCTTACGCACTCCGCGCCCGCGCTGGATCTTTCGCTCCAGCTTCGCGCGCTGGACGGGTGA
- a CDS encoding biotin--[acetyl-CoA-carboxylase] ligase, which produces MNERAERWEGATAAELAARWGVPAVHLFQTVGSTNDEARALADGGAPAGTVVVAEEQLAGRGRGGKEWASPPGLGIWMTVVLRPAALPAPGLLPILVGLAAAEAIDEFVRPASAQVKWPNDVHLAGRKLAGILCEGAWEADRPGAVVAGIGINCGHSGDDFPPELRHSATSLRISAGWAPPRAEVAGSVVRAILRLAGNPPAQLGGALLGALRARDALEGRAVVVTGATPVTGIALGISPAGALLVRSDAGVLRTVRSGTVRLA; this is translated from the coding sequence GTGAACGAGCGCGCGGAGCGGTGGGAGGGCGCCACCGCGGCGGAGCTGGCCGCCCGCTGGGGCGTCCCGGCCGTGCACCTCTTCCAGACGGTTGGCTCCACCAACGATGAGGCGCGCGCGCTGGCAGACGGCGGCGCCCCGGCGGGTACGGTGGTCGTCGCGGAAGAGCAACTCGCGGGTCGCGGGCGGGGCGGGAAGGAGTGGGCGTCGCCGCCGGGGCTGGGGATCTGGATGACGGTCGTGCTGCGCCCCGCCGCTCTCCCCGCGCCGGGGCTCCTCCCCATCCTGGTGGGCCTCGCCGCGGCCGAGGCGATCGACGAGTTCGTGCGTCCGGCGAGCGCGCAGGTGAAGTGGCCCAACGACGTCCACCTGGCCGGCCGCAAGCTCGCCGGCATCCTGTGTGAGGGCGCGTGGGAGGCGGACCGTCCCGGCGCGGTGGTCGCGGGGATCGGCATCAACTGCGGCCATTCCGGCGACGACTTCCCGCCGGAGTTGCGGCATTCAGCCACCTCGCTCCGCATCAGCGCCGGCTGGGCGCCGCCGCGCGCGGAGGTGGCGGGCTCGGTCGTGCGCGCCATCCTGCGCCTGGCCGGCAACCCACCCGCGCAGCTCGGCGGCGCGCTGCTGGGAGCCCTGCGCGCCCGCGACGCGCTGGAGGGCAGGGCAGTGGTCGTCACCGGCGCCACACCCGTCACCGGCATCGCGCTGGGGATCAGCCCCGCCGGCGCCCTACTCGTCCGCTCGGACGCAGGCGTGCTGCGCACCGTCCGCTCCGGCACCGTGCGGCTCGCCTGA
- the aroA gene encoding 3-phosphoshikimate 1-carboxyvinyltransferase: MKLQIHGDTHVPGDKSITHRALMFAALAHGESRLSGLLPGEDCRSTASVLRALGCAIPDIPEDGSEIRVTGHGVGEWRRPTVELDCGNSGTTARLMMGILASRPFAATLTGDESLRGRPMRRVTAPLQRMGAHFNEAGAPDRLPIEIVGGPLRSMDYASPTASAQVKSAILLAGLTAGVPVSVTEPHLSRDHTERMLAALGVHVQASPVEGGWRVAVPAHRRPLGALDLRVPGDPSSAAFLAALALMADEGELVIRGVGVNPTRTGFLTIAERMGAQIERTNERTEGGELVADLVVRPSTLRGTSVGGDEVPAAVDEIPILAVLAARAEGETRITGAGELRVKETDRIAAIAGNLRALGAEAEELDDGLVVRGSDKPLVGRIKTYGDHRIAMAFGVLGVLPGNEVDIDDRECAAVSFPGFFERLQELAGGTQ, from the coding sequence ATGAAGCTGCAGATTCACGGAGACACGCACGTCCCCGGCGACAAGTCCATCACCCACCGCGCGCTGATGTTCGCGGCGCTGGCGCACGGCGAGAGCCGCCTCTCCGGCCTTCTGCCGGGCGAGGACTGCCGCAGCACGGCGTCCGTGCTGCGCGCGCTGGGCTGCGCCATCCCCGACATCCCCGAGGACGGCTCGGAGATCCGCGTGACGGGGCACGGCGTGGGCGAGTGGCGGCGGCCGACGGTGGAGCTGGACTGCGGCAACAGTGGGACGACGGCGCGGCTGATGATGGGCATCCTCGCCTCACGCCCCTTTGCGGCGACGCTGACGGGCGACGAGTCGCTGCGCGGACGGCCGATGCGGCGCGTGACGGCGCCGCTGCAGCGGATGGGTGCGCACTTCAACGAGGCCGGCGCGCCCGACCGGCTACCCATCGAGATCGTGGGCGGGCCGTTGCGCTCGATGGACTACGCATCGCCCACCGCGAGCGCGCAGGTCAAGAGCGCGATCCTGCTGGCCGGCCTCACCGCGGGCGTCCCCGTAAGCGTTACCGAGCCCCACCTTTCGCGCGACCACACGGAGCGCATGCTCGCGGCGCTCGGCGTGCACGTGCAGGCATCGCCGGTGGAGGGCGGATGGCGTGTCGCCGTGCCCGCGCACCGGAGGCCGCTCGGTGCGCTCGATCTGCGCGTGCCGGGCGACCCATCCTCCGCGGCCTTCCTGGCCGCGCTGGCGCTGATGGCGGACGAGGGGGAGCTGGTGATCCGGGGCGTGGGCGTGAACCCCACGCGCACCGGCTTTCTCACCATCGCCGAGCGCATGGGCGCGCAGATCGAGCGCACCAACGAGCGCACGGAGGGCGGCGAGCTCGTCGCGGACCTCGTGGTGCGCCCGTCCACGCTACGCGGCACCTCCGTCGGCGGCGACGAGGTGCCGGCGGCGGTGGACGAGATCCCCATCCTGGCCGTCCTCGCCGCGCGCGCGGAGGGGGAGACGCGCATCACGGGCGCCGGCGAGCTGCGGGTGAAGGAGACGGACCGCATCGCCGCCATTGCCGGCAACCTGCGCGCGCTCGGCGCCGAAGCGGAGGAGCTGGACGACGGGCTGGTGGTGCGCGGTTCCGACAAGCCGCTCGTCGGAAGGATCAAGACGTACGGCGACCACAGGATCGCGATGGCGTTCGGCGTGCTCGGCGTGCTGCCCGGGAACGAGGTGGACATCGACGACCGGGAGTGCGCCGCGGTCAGCTTCCCCGGCTTCTTCGAGCGCCTGCAAGAGCTCGCGGGAGGAACCCAGTGA
- the cmk gene encoding (d)CMP kinase, with product MTQPKLNRPDGIIIALDGPAGSGKSSTARAVAERLGYRHLDSGAFYRALTWAALRANIPADEWTALTPEQLDALDVHGAPEGRSYTLTVGGWNVSEAIRTPEVNAHVSRMAAVPAVREWLMDALREAGARGGLVADGRDIGTVVFPNAELKAYLVADPEERARRRLREQGSTDFSDETVREEAARLLGRDEIDSGRAVAPLAEAADAVRIDTTALSFEEQVEAVVKLARERAGG from the coding sequence GTGACGCAGCCGAAGCTCAACCGCCCGGACGGGATCATCATCGCGCTGGACGGCCCCGCGGGCTCTGGCAAGAGCTCCACCGCGCGTGCCGTCGCCGAGCGGCTGGGCTATCGGCACCTGGATTCGGGCGCCTTCTACCGCGCCCTCACCTGGGCCGCCCTGCGCGCCAACATCCCCGCTGACGAGTGGACGGCGCTCACGCCGGAGCAGCTCGACGCGCTGGACGTGCACGGCGCGCCGGAGGGGCGCAGCTACACCCTGACCGTCGGCGGCTGGAACGTGTCCGAGGCGATCCGCACCCCCGAGGTCAACGCGCACGTGTCGCGCATGGCCGCGGTCCCCGCTGTGCGCGAGTGGCTGATGGACGCGCTGCGCGAGGCGGGGGCGCGAGGCGGGCTGGTGGCGGACGGGCGCGACATCGGCACCGTCGTCTTCCCCAACGCCGAGCTCAAGGCGTACCTGGTGGCCGACCCAGAGGAGCGTGCGCGGCGACGCCTTCGAGAGCAGGGAAGCACAGATTTCTCGGACGAAACGGTCCGCGAGGAAGCGGCACGCCTGCTGGGCCGTGACGAGATCGATTCCGGCCGCGCGGTGGCGCCGCTGGCGGAGGCGGCGGACGCGGTGAGGATCGACACCACCGCGCTCAGCTTCGAGGAGCAGGTGGAGGCGGTGGTGAAGCTGGCCAGGGAGAGGGCCGGGGGTTGA
- a CDS encoding 30S ribosomal protein S1, whose product MAEQIQPEQYQPDEDENSGGLATAVGNFVKGFSTLTVQQVADRARSLNIRADLYDEEEYSDEEYEAMLEMYGDTLTNIEEGEIVKARVLRVTDKAVILDLGFKSEGAVGRDEFKDPDSLQIGDEVEVFLENLEDEDGVVVLSKKKADFLRVWEQIRVAYENNEAVAGMLTRKIKGGVTVDLMGVDAFLPGSQIALRRVPNIEDLIGETYDFRIIKLNKRRRNIVVSRRVLLEADREIKRDRLKKELEVGQVRMGVVKNITDFGAFIDLGGMDGLLHITDMSWGRVGHPTEVVSIGAELEVKVLDIDWERERLSLGLKQLQAYPWKDVDKKYPVGARVRGRVVSITNYGAFVELEKGVEGLVHISEMSWTRNVRHPSKIVSLGDEIEAVILKVDVEGEKISLGMKQIEEDPWHALPVKYPVGTRLSGKVRNLTSFGAFVEIEPGIDGLVHISDMSWTKRIQHPSEVVKKGDDVDVVILGVDAENKRISLGLKQTIEDPWDELAQRFYAGQEINGTVSRLQDKGVAVDLGDDIEGFVPVSQLGVTGLQNPADVFTEGDELEMRVTEVDAPNRRIVLETTRVPKFEGGQPVLPVRDETAESTEGAEETTSDAGGDVAVEPVATDAEDTE is encoded by the coding sequence ATGGCCGAGCAGATCCAGCCCGAGCAGTACCAGCCGGACGAAGACGAGAACAGCGGCGGCCTCGCCACCGCCGTCGGCAACTTCGTGAAAGGCTTCAGCACCCTTACGGTCCAGCAGGTCGCGGACCGTGCCCGCTCGCTCAACATCCGCGCCGACCTCTACGACGAAGAGGAGTACTCCGACGAGGAGTACGAGGCGATGCTGGAGATGTACGGCGACACCCTCACCAACATCGAAGAGGGTGAGATCGTCAAGGCGCGCGTCCTTCGCGTGACCGACAAGGCCGTCATCCTGGACCTCGGCTTCAAGAGCGAGGGCGCGGTGGGCCGCGACGAGTTCAAGGACCCCGACTCGCTCCAGATCGGCGACGAGGTCGAAGTCTTCCTGGAGAACCTGGAAGACGAAGACGGCGTCGTCGTGCTTTCCAAGAAGAAGGCCGATTTCCTCCGCGTGTGGGAGCAGATCCGCGTCGCCTACGAGAACAACGAGGCGGTCGCCGGCATGCTCACGCGCAAGATCAAGGGCGGCGTCACCGTCGACCTGATGGGCGTGGACGCGTTCCTGCCGGGCTCGCAGATCGCGCTCCGCCGCGTGCCGAACATCGAGGACCTGATCGGCGAGACGTACGACTTCCGGATCATCAAGCTGAACAAGCGCCGCCGCAACATCGTGGTGTCGCGCCGCGTGCTCCTCGAGGCCGACCGCGAGATCAAGCGCGACCGGCTCAAGAAGGAGCTCGAGGTGGGCCAGGTGCGCATGGGCGTGGTGAAGAACATCACCGATTTCGGTGCCTTCATCGACCTGGGCGGCATGGACGGCCTGCTGCACATCACCGACATGTCGTGGGGCCGCGTCGGCCATCCGACCGAGGTGGTGTCGATCGGCGCCGAGCTCGAAGTCAAGGTGCTCGACATCGACTGGGAGCGCGAGCGCCTTTCGCTCGGCCTCAAGCAGCTCCAGGCGTACCCCTGGAAGGACGTCGACAAGAAGTACCCGGTCGGCGCCCGCGTGCGCGGCCGCGTGGTCTCGATCACCAACTACGGCGCCTTCGTGGAGCTGGAGAAGGGCGTCGAGGGCCTGGTGCACATCAGCGAGATGAGCTGGACGCGCAACGTCCGCCACCCGTCGAAGATCGTGTCGCTGGGTGACGAGATCGAGGCCGTGATCCTGAAGGTGGACGTCGAGGGCGAGAAGATCTCCCTGGGCATGAAGCAGATCGAGGAAGATCCGTGGCACGCGCTGCCGGTGAAGTACCCGGTGGGCACGCGCCTCAGCGGCAAGGTCCGCAACCTCACCTCGTTCGGCGCCTTCGTGGAGATCGAGCCCGGCATCGACGGCCTGGTGCACATCTCCGACATGAGCTGGACCAAGCGGATCCAGCACCCGTCCGAAGTCGTCAAGAAGGGCGACGACGTGGACGTGGTGATCCTGGGTGTGGACGCCGAGAACAAGCGCATCTCGCTTGGCCTCAAGCAGACCATCGAGGATCCGTGGGACGAGCTGGCGCAGCGCTTCTACGCCGGCCAGGAGATCAACGGCACCGTGTCGCGCCTGCAGGACAAGGGCGTGGCGGTGGACCTGGGCGACGACATCGAGGGCTTCGTGCCCGTGTCGCAGCTGGGCGTCACCGGGCTGCAGAACCCGGCCGACGTCTTCACCGAGGGCGACGAGCTGGAGATGCGCGTCACCGAGGTAGACGCGCCGAACCGCCGCATCGTCCTGGAGACCACGCGCGTTCCGAAGTTCGAGGGCGGGCAGCCGGTCCTCCCGGTCCGCGACGAGACCGCGGAGAGCACCGAGGGCGCCGAGGAGACCACCAGCGACGCCGGCGGCGACGTCGCCGTCGAGCCGGTGGCGACGGACGCGGAAGACACCGAGTAA